In one window of Bdellovibrio bacteriovorus W DNA:
- a CDS encoding hypothetical protein (COG0531 Amino acid transporters): MSDDIQVFKAVGAASEKQMILQRVLAEEESIFIKDKFDRSIELKPISLNSNMQIKCHHPEDFALQVGEGEIFTASFTLGSERFIFETHPVISDSHITLSLLYLFHLQRRKHFRYLLPQDYSAEFIINYLNQNVCAHTCRLLDLSVEGCGIEFESYNNEFKLDDVVHAEIFLGDRDPIVIQGLIKNIRMKNDSAILGVEFNHMASASESKIVIALTDFQREIFVRNSA; this comes from the coding sequence ATGTCAGATGATATTCAAGTCTTTAAAGCAGTGGGAGCAGCCTCGGAAAAACAAATGATTCTGCAAAGAGTCCTTGCCGAGGAAGAGTCTATTTTTATTAAAGATAAATTTGATCGCTCTATTGAGCTTAAGCCCATCAGCTTAAATTCAAATATGCAGATCAAATGCCATCATCCCGAAGACTTTGCTCTCCAAGTGGGTGAAGGCGAGATCTTCACGGCAAGCTTCACTCTGGGTTCTGAAAGATTTATCTTTGAAACTCATCCCGTGATTTCAGACAGCCATATTACACTTTCTCTACTCTACCTGTTTCACTTACAAAGACGAAAGCACTTCCGCTATCTTCTGCCACAGGATTATTCAGCCGAGTTTATTATTAATTACTTAAATCAGAATGTCTGTGCCCATACTTGCCGATTGCTAGATCTAAGCGTTGAAGGCTGTGGGATCGAATTTGAAAGTTATAACAACGAGTTTAAACTCGATGACGTTGTTCATGCCGAGATTTTTCTCGGAGACCGCGATCCTATTGTGATTCAGGGTCTAATTAAAAACATCCGCATGAAGAATGATTCTGCCATTCTCGGAGTGGAGTTCAATCACATGGCGAGTGCAAGCGAATCCAAGATCGTCATCGCGCTGACCGACTTTCAACGCGAAATTTTCGTTCGAAATAGTGCCTAA